The genome window CGCCGAGGTCGATGCTTGGTTCGAGCAGACGATCTATCAGCCGCTCGAAAAGGGCGACGCCCATCAGGCGATCGCGGCGATGTGGGCTGATGTGAACGATTATTTTCGTTCCGGCCGCCGCATCTGCCTCGTCGGCGCCTTCGCGCTCGATGAGACCCGGGAACGATTTTCGGCAGCAATCGGCGACTATTTCATCCGCTGGATCGACGCCTTGCGTTCGGCGTTGGTGCGGGCAGGCTGTCCGCAGCAGGAGGCGCAAGCGTTGGCCGAGGAGGGTGTGGCCGGCATTCAAGGCGCGCTGGTGCTGTCGCGCGCGCTTGATGATAGAGCGGTTTTCACCCGATCGGTGGAAACGCTGGCGAAGCGGCTGGAGGCGGCGATGCGATGAGGGGACGGTCATCCGTCGGGATGTTTTATTGCAGTGGTGAAGAATTCACCCGGCCACGACTGGCTGGCCGGGGCATTGATCGCCGCTCGATCTTACATCGGTACCGCTTTGCGTATATCAGCGATGTTGCTGCGGCTGCTGGGCAGGGCGCGGAGTTTCCCGTTCAGGGCGAATCTGGCGCCACTCATTTTCCATCTGGTCGACGACGTGCTGGGGAATGGTGGTTTGCGTATTGGCGGGCGTCTGCATCGGAAGTCTCCTCTTTCGGGGCCAAGGCTTCAGGGCAGAAAGATGAATTGCACAAGACAAAAGGCGTGTAAATCAGTGGCTTAAACACTTTAAACGATTAAATCAATTTTAATCGATTAAGACGGTTTTAACCATGATCTTTTTTGGGAAGCGCGGAATGGTTGTCCACATGGACCGGGTATTCTTTTTCGAGGCGGTGCGGGACGGGCTCTTCAAAGGAAAGCTGACTCATCCTCAGGTAGTGGGCATCACGGCGATTCTCGACGCCTGGGAAGAGCGGTTTGCCCATGCCGACCGGCGGTGGCTCGCCTATATCCTCGCCACCGCTTACCACGAGACCGCCTATACCATGCAGCCGGTGCGGGAGACGCTGGCGGAAAGCGATGCGCGCGCGGTCGAGATCCTGGAGGCGGCCTTTGCCGCCGGCCGGCTCTCCTGGGTAAAGACACCCTACTGGCGGCCGGATGAGGATGGCCGCAGTTGGCTCGGGCGCGGCCTGGTGCAGCTCACCCATAAGCGGAACTACGAGGCGATGAGTGCGCTGACCGGTATCGACCTCGTGGCCGATCCCGACCGGGCGATGGAGATGGAGGTGGCGGTGACGATCCTGATCGAAGGCATGCTGCAGGGCAGCTTTACCGGCCACAAGCTTGCCGATCACCTGAACGCGACGACTGCGGACTGGGTGAATGCGCGCCGTATCGTCAACGGCACCGACCGGGCGGAAAAACTGGCAAGCTATGCCATGGCCTTCGATGCGGCGATACGTCCCGATGCTGCGCCCGGCATGCTGGCGCGGTTGAAGGCCTGGGGCGCGCGTGTTATCGCCCGGCTGAGACTTGGAGCGCGGCGCGTCTGATAGGATGCGCAAAGGTCGCTCCACCATTTTGACACATATGACAGGAGCTTCCGCGTGATCCGCCATATCGTCTTCTTCACCGTGCCGGAGGAGCATCTGCAGGAGGTGAGATCAGGGCTTTCCATCCTGACCGGCATTCCGCATGCGCGGCTGCTGGAAATCGGCACCAATGTGAAGACCGATCAGCTCGGCACCGAGATCGATCTTGTGGTCTACGGCGAATTCGACGACGAGGCGGCTCTGGCCGCCTATAAGGCCCATCCCGATTATCAGCTGTCGATCGAGCGCGTGCGGCCGCTCCGAGAAAAGCGCATCGCCGCTGATTACGACAGCCGTGCGGCACTGACGCAGCCGCTCTGAATTCCGCGCCTGCCGAGCCACATTCCGTTGAAATTTCAAATGGATGGACAATTATCCGGATTCGCATCGTCGCGAAGCGGACTCAACTTCCGAGTCCCCGGATTCAACTTTCGAAAAAGCGGCGGCAAGCGATTCAAAAGATTCGCCAAAAAGCGGCTGCTGATACAGCGGTCGCGATAGGTGGGCGCAAAGGCACTCTCATCCTGATCTCAATGATAATCAGGACACATCAAGAATGGCTGAGTTGGCGGGCCGGGATCTCATGGAACGACCGGGCTCGGCTGCGATGCGTGGGCGCCGCGCACCAGTGCCATCAACATCAGTATGAAGGCCAGCGCCAAGGCTGTGAGAGCGGCTCCGGTGACGAGCGCCGGGCCGGTGCCGGCGCGGTCGAGGATGGCGGTGAAGATGACGGGGGCGATGGCATTGGCGAGGTTTTGCGGCAGCGACAGCCGGGCCGATTGCAGGCCGTATTCGCCCGGCGAAAACAGCGCCAGCGGTAGAAGCGCGCGGGCGACGGTCATGACGCCGGTGCCGAAGCCGTAGAGCAGGACGAAGGTGACCAGCAGCGGTGCCGACGGACTGGCGACCAGCATCACCAGGAAACTCATCGCCATCAGCCCGATGCCCATGGCCGCGCTGAGCAGAGGGTTGCCGCGCCGGCCGAGCAGCATGTCGAGGAAGCGCGCCGAGATGCCGAGCACGCCGCGTGCCGAGCCGAGCTGCAGCGCAAAGGCTGGCGAAGCGCCGGACTGGCGGAAGATTTCGAGCAGCGATGGCGAGATGCCGAAGGTGATGAAGGTCGTAATCGTCGTCGCCGCGGCAATCAGCAGGAAGGCTTTGCGCCGCGCCGCCTTGGTGAGCGGCACCGGGGCGATTTCGGCCGCGCCGCCTTCTGCATGCGTTACAACAGGTTTTGGCAGGGCGAAAAGATGCAGCGGCAGGCAGACGAAGAATTGCAGCGCCGCGCAGACAAGAAAGGTCAGCCGCCAGCCGAGCGCCTCGTTGAGCAGGCTGAGGATCGGCCAGAAGATGGCGCTCGATAGCCCGGTGAACAGCATGAGAATGGCGATGACGCGTTTGCCGTTTTCCCCTTCGCGCTCGACGACGGCGGCATAGGCCGGTGCCGAAAGGCCTAATGCGCCGCCGATGCCGATGACGACCCAGGCGCTGGCATAGAGCATGACGCCGTCTGCGGCGGCAAGCAGAAGCAGGCCAAGCGCAAAGGTCAGCGAGGCGGCCGAAAGCACCCGGGCGGCCCCGTAGCGGCCCAGCCAGCGGCCGGTCGCGGGACCAACGATGGCGCTGACCATCATCATGATCGTCAGGCCGGCAAACACCACCTCATTCGGCAGACCGAGAGCGGGCGCCACGACGCGGCCCAGGACACCGAGCATGTCGAATGTCGTGCCCCAGCCGATCAGCTGGGTAACGGCAAGCACGGTGACCGTCTGCGCCGAGCGGAAGCGGGAGGATTTTGGCATTGGTGCTGAAATGGCCTGAAATGGGGAGTGGCAAGGACATACCAGTTTCAATTTGCCGGCGAAAGCAGCGATCAGCATTCAGGCGCGCGGCGCCGCGCTTTTGCTGATTGGGCGAAAAGGTGCAACGATGACATGAATGACACGAAGCGTCGGTACAATTTCAGGACGACCCCCTGCGTGCTGAAGCGGGCTGATACGTGCCGACATCTGCCGATCTATCGCGGCTGCGGACTACAGGAATCGGAACCGTGCGGCCGATTCGCGAACGGCGGCAGCGAAGTGCGTGGATACCAAGGGCGCAGCGCATCGTTTGGGGCCGGCGAAGGCCGCCGCAGCCTGCCGAGGGGGCGGTTTTCAGCAGCCGGCACCGGCTGCCGCAAGCAGTCGAGAATGGTTCTAAACGCCCTGCATTACAGCGCATTCATTTGCCATTCAGGTCGCGTGAGTACATATTCGGGCCAAGTTGGCATTACCTTGAAAGCACAGAACATGGCCTTTCCTCTGAGCGTCGCAGCACTGGCCGCCGGACTGGTGGTATCGGCGCCCTCACCGGACGGCGCGGGCACCCTCGTCCTGCGCGTGGCAGCCGATTGCAGCGCCGCCGCAGCCCAGGTGGTCGAGCAGACGGGCGGCCAGCTCCTGTCCGTACAACCGGTGGGCGATACCTGCATCATCACTGTTCTGGTGTCGGGCAACGGCCAGCGTCCACGCAAAGTGACGGTAAAGGTTCCGATGTAAGCGGAATCGGTCTACAGGACATGATCGATTAGAAGCGGACGAAGGCGGACCGATGCGCATTCTGGTAGTCGAAGACGACGTCAATCTGAACCGGCAGCTGGCCGACACGCTGAAGGAGGCGGGTTATGTCGTCGACCAGGCGTTCGACGGCGAGGAAGGTCACTTCCTCGGCGATACCGAACCCTATGACGCCATCATTCTGGATATCGGCCTGCCGGAGATGGACGGGGTCACGGTGCTCGAAAAATGGCGCGGCGCCGGCCGCGGTGTGCCGGTGCTGATCCTGACGGCGCGCGACCGCTGGAGCGACAAGGTCGCCGGCATCGACGCCGGCGCCGACGACTATGTCACCAAGCCCTTCCATGTCGAGGAAGTGCT of Rhizobium sp. BT04 contains these proteins:
- a CDS encoding Dabb family protein, whose translation is MIRHIVFFTVPEEHLQEVRSGLSILTGIPHARLLEIGTNVKTDQLGTEIDLVVYGEFDDEAALAAYKAHPDYQLSIERVRPLREKRIAADYDSRAALTQPL
- a CDS encoding MFS transporter, with the translated sequence MPKSSRFRSAQTVTVLAVTQLIGWGTTFDMLGVLGRVVAPALGLPNEVVFAGLTIMMMVSAIVGPATGRWLGRYGAARVLSAASLTFALGLLLLAAADGVMLYASAWVVIGIGGALGLSAPAYAAVVEREGENGKRVIAILMLFTGLSSAIFWPILSLLNEALGWRLTFLVCAALQFFVCLPLHLFALPKPVVTHAEGGAAEIAPVPLTKAARRKAFLLIAAATTITTFITFGISPSLLEIFRQSGASPAFALQLGSARGVLGISARFLDMLLGRRGNPLLSAAMGIGLMAMSFLVMLVASPSAPLLVTFVLLYGFGTGVMTVARALLPLALFSPGEYGLQSARLSLPQNLANAIAPVIFTAILDRAGTGPALVTGAALTALALAFILMLMALVRGAHASQPSPVVP
- a CDS encoding TetR/AcrR family transcriptional regulator, with product MKTVYERADIVPLLAEIFRELGYEGTSLSRITERTGIGKGSLYHFFPGGKEEMASAVLAEVDAWFEQTIYQPLEKGDAHQAIAAMWADVNDYFRSGRRICLVGAFALDETRERFSAAIGDYFIRWIDALRSALVRAGCPQQEAQALAEEGVAGIQGALVLSRALDDRAVFTRSVETLAKRLEAAMR